A portion of the Carya illinoinensis cultivar Pawnee chromosome 11, C.illinoinensisPawnee_v1, whole genome shotgun sequence genome contains these proteins:
- the LOC122281822 gene encoding pentatricopeptide repeat-containing protein At3g48250, chloroplastic-like yields MNRVKATLTSLRLVNSFLSTRLPATRPLASQVNQLYASLSHRSFYNSYFLSTHQKLFFSSKPSSVVELLLSNDWSDELELDLKKSYPSLTHETVIYILKKLDKDPEKASDFFNWVCEKAGFRPSSLVYSLMLRILVNKESMKQFWVTLRKMKEEGFYVDEETYLTILAQFKKGKMASDVTALKHFYSRMLVENAMENVVKKVVDIVSESEWTDEVEHELEELKIVLSDNFVIRVLKELRNYPSKALKFFYWVGRCSGYGHNAVTYNAMARVLGRDDSIELFWSVVEEIKSAGYEMDIDTYIKISRQFQKYKMTEDAVKLYEFMMDGPFKPSVQDCSMLLRTISAGDNPNLDLVFRVAKKYESMGHTLSKAVYDGIHRSLTSAGRFDEAENIMKVMRNAGYQPDNITYSQVVFGLCKMRRLEEACKVLDEMEEQGCLPDIKTWTILIQGHCAANEVEKALMCLAKMIEKNCDVDADLLDVLINGFLSQRRVDGAYELLVEMVNKDRLRPWQATYKNMIEKLLGAGKLEEALNLLRLMKKQNHPPFPEPFVQYIAKFGTVEDAADFFKALSVKEYPSSSAYLHVFKSFFKEGRHSEAKDLLFKCPHHIRKHSEIGKLFGSTGNDNAAS; encoded by the coding sequence ATGAACAGAGTAAAGGCAACCCTTACATCACTCAGACTCGTCAACTCGTTCCTCTCCACTCGGCTTCCCGCAACTCGACCTCTTGCCAGCCAGGTGAATCAGTTATATGCCTCTCTTTCACATCGATCTTTTTACAATTCGTACTTCCTAAGTACCCATCAAAAGCTGTTCTTCTCGTCGAAACCAAGTTCGGTCGTGGAACTCCTTCTGTCCAACGATTGGTCCGACGAGCTAGAGCTTGACTTAAAAAAATCGTACCCTTCACTGACCCACGAAACAGTTATTTACATTTTGAAGAAACTCGATAAAGACCCAGAAAAGGCCTCCGATTTTTTCAACTGGGTCTGTGAGAAAGCTGGTTTTAGACCCAGTTCTTTGGTATATAGCTTAATGCTTAGGATTTTGGTTAACAAAGAGTCAATGAAGCAGTTTTGGGTCACGctgagaaaaatgaaagaggaaGGGTTTTATGTTGATGAGGAAACATATTTGACAATTTTGGCGCAGTTTAAGAAGGGGAAGATGGCTAGCGATGTCACGGCGTTGAAACACTTCTACAGTCGGATGCTTGTAGAGAATGCGATGGAGAATGTTGTGAAGAAGGTGGTTGATATTGTTTCGGAGTCAGAGTGGACAGATGAGGTTGAACATGAATTGGAGGAGCTCAAAATTGTGTTATCGGATAATTTTGTGATACGGGTATTGAAAGAACTTCGAAATTACCCCTCGAAggctttgaaatttttttattgggttGGCCGTTGTAGTGGTTATGGACACAATGCGGTGACTTATAATGCGATGGCTAGGGTTCTTGGTAGGGATGATTCAATTGAGCTGTTTTGGAGCGTTGTTGAGGAGATTAAGAGTGCGGGTTATGAGATGGATATTGACAcatacataaaaatatcaagGCAGTTTCAGAAGTACAAGATGACGGAGGATGCGGTGAAgctttatgaatttatgatgGATGGCCCATTTAAGCCATCAGTTCAGGACTGTAGCATGCTTTTGAGGACCATATCAGCCGGTGATAACCCGAATCTGGATTTGGTGTTTAGAGTTGCAAAGAAATATGAGTCAATGGGTCATACTCTCTCTAAGGCAGTCTATGATGGGATTCATAGGTCGTTGACAAGTGCAGGGAGGTTTGACGAGGCAGAGAATATTATGAAGGTTATGAGAAACGCAGGGTATCAGCCTGATAATATCACATACAGCCAAGTGGTTTTTGGACTTTGTAAGATGAGGAGGCTTGAAGAAGCTTGTAAGGTGCTGGACGAGATGGAAGAACAAGGATGCCTTCCCGATATTAAGACTTGGACTATTTTGATTCAAGGGCATTGTGCAGCTAATGAAGTTGAAAAGGCACTGATGTGTTTGGCGAAGATGATAGAGAAGAACTGTGATGTTGATGCTGATCTGTTGGATGTCTTAATTAACGGTTTCCTTAGTCAGAGGAGAGTAGATGGTGCTTACGAATTGCTTGTGGAGATGGTGAATAAGGATCGTTTAAGACCTTGGCAAGCTACCtataaaaatatgattgaaAAGCTTTTAGGCGCAGGGAAACTTGAAGAAGCACTGAATTTGCTTCGTTTAATGAAGAAGCAAAATCACCCACCTTTCCCGGAACCCTTTGTCCAATATATTGCGAAGTTTGGGACTGTGGAGGATGCTGCAGACTTTTTTAAGGCATTAAGCGTAAAAGAATATCCATCCTCTTCTGCTTACCTTCATGTTTTCAAATCTTTCTTTAAAGAAGGTAGGCATTCTGAGGCCAAAGATCTGCTTTTCAAGTGCCCTCATCATATTCGTAAGCATAGTGAAATTGGCAAGCTTTTTGGTTCAACAGGGAATGACAATGCTGCTTCATGA